ACCTCTCGCACCCATGCGGGAGGTTTTTTTGTTGCCTGGACCAGGTTCTGCCCCGCCACAAGGAGAACACCGTGACCCGCACGGAACCCGCCGGCACGCCGCTTGGCGATGCCTTCCACCTCTACGACACCACTTTGCGCGACGGTGCTCAGCGCGAAGGAATCACCTACTCGGTCACGGACAAGCTGGCCGTCGCGCGGCTGTTGGACGAGCTGGGTGTCGGGTTCATCGAGGGCGGCTGGCCGGGTGCTCTGCCGAAGGACACGGAGTTCTTTTCCCGCGCGGCAAAGGGAGAGTTGCCGCTCAAGCACGCCGCGCTCGTCGCGTTCGGGTCCACGCGCAAGGCAGGCACTGCGGCCGACAAGGATCCTCAGGTCCGTGCGCTGTTGGATTCGGAGGCACCGGTCATCACCTTGGTGGCTAAATCGGACTTACGGCACATCGAGCGGGCGTTGCGGGTGGACGTCGACGAGGCATGCGCGATGGTGCGGGACACGGTCGCGTTCCTCGTCGGCGAAGGTCGTCGAGTTTTTCTTGACGCAGAACACTTTTTCGACGGCTACGCCTTCTCTCCCGAAACCTCGCTGCGGGTGCTCGACGCAGCGGCGCACGCTGGCGCGGACGTCCTCGTGCTGTGCGACACCAACGGCGGGCAGCTGCCGTTGGGACTTGCTGAAACCGTAGGCGAGATCAAGGAAAAGACCGGATTCCGACTCGGAATCCATTGCCAGGATGACACTTCCTGTGCTGTGGCGAACTCTGTCGCCGCGGTGCAGGCCGGCGCGACGCACGTGCAGTGCACCGCGAACGGCTACGGGGAACGGGCAGGCAACGCCGACCTGTTCGCCGTAGCGGGAAACCTCGTGACCAAGCTCGGAATGGACGTCCTCCCGACCGGAGGAGCCGCCGAGCTCACTCGCGTCTCCCATGCCTTAGCCGAAATCGCCAACCTCGCACCCGACACCCACCAGGCTTACGTCGGGTTGTCCGCTTTCGCCCACAAGGCGGGGCTGCACGCGAGCGCGATCAAGGTGGATCCGTTGTTGTACAACCACATCGATCCGTCCTCCGTCGGCAACGGCATGCGAGTACTGGTCACGGAGATGGCCGGCAGGGCCAGCCTCGAGCTCAAGGGACGTGAACTCGGGGTCGACCTTGCCGGCCGGCCCGACGCGCTGACGAACGCGGTGCGAAAGGTGAAAGAACTCGAATCGGAAGGCTGGTCGTTCGAAGCGGCCGACGCGTCGCTGGGGCTGTTGCTGCGCCGCGAGGTCGAGGAGGTTTCCGGCGAAAAGTCGGATCCGCCGCCGTTCGAGCTCGAGTCCTATCGGGTGGTCCTGGACCACCGTTCGGACGGCGAAGTCGTTTCCGAGGCGACGGTGAAGGTGCACGTCGCGGGCGAGCGCGTCATCGCGACCGCGGAAGGGAACGGCCCGGTGCACGCCCTTGATGCGGCGCTGCGCCAGGCGTTGACGCCGTATCTGTCCTGGTTGGACAGCGTGGAGCTGGCTGATTACAAGGTGCGGATCCTGCCGTCCAATCCGGGTACGGACGCCGTCACGCGGGTGCTTCTCGAAACTAGTGACGGCGAACACGAATGGACGACGGTGGGGGTGCACGGCAACATCGTCGAGGCGAGCTGGCTGGCGTTGTGCGACGCGTTGGTCCACAAAAGCCTGACGGTCGCGTCTGGGCAGTCAGTGTCTGAGCTGGGGGTGGCTGCTGTGGGGTGAATCGCGCCTACGGGTGCGCTGGGTTGGGACATTCGCGCCTGGTGGTCCTTCCTGCGATGGACATCGCGACTCACGATCGTGTCGATGAGGCCGTTCCTGTGGTGCGTGGTCGTATCTGGCTGGCGTGAAGGGTCCTTTCGCGCCGGTGCGGTCGCGGCTGCTCATCCGCTGGTGCGAAGTGTCGTGTTCGCGTGGATTGGGCGAGGGGGACTCTCGCGCCCGCTCGGGGTGCGCGACTGTCGGTGCGGGTACGTAGACTGGTGCGGTGCGTCTAGCTCGTATTGCTCATCCCAGTGGTGTCGCGTTCGCTTCGATCGAGGGGGACGGCGACGATGCTCAGGTCCTGGAGATCGCGGAACACCCGTTCGGCCAGCCGAACTTCACCGGCAAGCGGTGGCCGCTGGCCGACGTCCGGCTGCTCGCGCCGATCCTGCCGTCGAAGGTGATCGCCGTCGGCCGGAACTACGCGAAGCACGCGGCGGAGTTCGGCAATGAGGTGCCGTCCGCGCCGATGCTGTTCATCAAGCCGTCCACGACGGTGGTCGGGCCGAACGCTCCGATCCGCCGTCCGTCGGACGTCGGGCGCGTCGATTTCGAGGGCGAACTCGCAGTCGTCATCGGACAGCCAGTGAAGAACGTGCCCGCGGCGCGCGCGGCCAGCGCGATCCTCGGCTACACGGTCGCCAACGACGTGAGCGCGCGTGACCTGCAAAAGTCTGACGGCCAGTGGGGCCGGGCGAAGGGGTTCGACACCTTCTGCCCGCTCGGTCCGTGGATCGAGACGTCGATCGACCCGTCCGACCTGGCGCTCCGCAGCGAGGTCGACGGCGAACTGAAGCAGGACGGCCGGACTTCGGACCTCGTGCACAAGGTGCCCGAACTGGTCGAGTTCGTGTCGCGCGTGATGACGCTCCTTCCCGGAGACGTGATCCTCACCGGCACGCCGGAGGGGGTCGGGCCGATCGTCGACGGGCAGTCGGTGTCCATCACGATCGACGGCATCGGGACGCTGACGAATCCGGTGCAGGACCTCTGAGCTGGCCGTCGCCGTTTTGCGGCGACGGTGGCTTGGTGGGGGTGGGTTCGGGCGTTGCCGTTTAGTGGCGAATCCCTGGTCGGGGGTTGTTTTCGGCCGTCGGGGTGAGGCCGGGGCGGTGGCTTGGGCTGTTGCTGGTTGGTGGCGAGCTGGCGGCTCGTGTCTGGGTTGGCGGGTAGGCGGGGCCGTTGCCGTTGAGCGGCGAGAGGTGCTTGCCGCTTGTGTGGTGGCTGTGGATGGCTCTTGCCGTTTATCGGCGAATGGTTGCTGGCGCTTTGGTCGGTGAGTCGGCGGCACCCTCGCCGGTTGGTGGCGAGAGAAGAGTCGGCAGCGCTGTCGCCGCTGGGCGGAGAGGGACGAGTCGTTGGTGCTGTCGCCGCTGGGTGGCGAAAGAAGGCTTGGCCTTCTTGTTGGCGAGCTGGCGATGCTGTTTGCCGCTTGGTGGCGAGAGGCGACTGGCGTCTGTGTTGGTGAGTTGACGGTGTCGTCGCTTGGTGGCGAAAGGTGATTGGTGTTCGCGTTGGTGAGCTGACGCTGCTGTCGCCGCTTAGTGGCGAGAAGCGAGTTGTCCTGGCGTTGGTAAGCCGTGGCTGCCGTTGCCGTTGAGTGGCGAGAAGTGATTGCAGCTTGGGTTGGCTGCGGATGGCTGTTGTCGTTAAGTGGCGACAGGGGTTTGCGGCTTGGGCGCGATGGCAGGGTGACTGTCGCCGTTGAGCGGCGACAGCTGATTGCCGCTTGGGTGGGTGACAGCGGTGGCTGTTGCCGTTGAGTGGCGAATGGTTTTGAGGCTCGTTTGGTGAGCGGTCGGTGCCGTTGCCGCGGAGTGGCGCGTGGGCGGCTGGGCGACTGGTGGTTGGGCTGGTCGGTGTTGTTGCCGGTCGGTGGCGAGGGGCTCGCTGGTGGGCGGTTGGCGAGCTGGTCGTGTTGCCGTTCAGCGGCGAATGAATGAGTTCCGTTTAGCTGTGCATCGATGCTGCGGAGTGTGCTGGTCGGGTACTGCGAAGGTGCTCGACGGAAGTGATCCTTGGCGTGCCGGTGAAGGGCTAGAGCGTTTGGGTGCCCGGGTGCTGAGCGGTCGGGAGTTTTGCCGTTCAGTGGCGAGGGGCGTCGGCCGCTGGATGAGCGGTTCGCGTGGGGGAGGAGCTGGCTTGCGGTTGCCGTTTAGCGGCGAGGCGGCTGTGTCGGTGGTCTATGGAGCGGTGCCGAGGAGGCGAGGACGCGTCGGCATTGTTGTGGCCGACCGGCGGGTGTTTGCCAGTGGGCGACGGGCGAGCGTTGGGTGGGTTCGGGGGCTGGCGTTGCCGGGTGGTGGCTGACCTGGGGGTGGGTTAGCGGGTGGCCGGTTCTGCTGGGCGGCGGGCGAAGGCGGGGGCGGATTCGCGGCGGATGCCTACGCCGATGAGGTAGGCCGGGACGCGGGCGAGGCTCGGGAAGCGCTTGAGCAGGGCGATCAATTGAGGCGGCGGACCGTCGGCGTGGCCGGTCATTACTGGGCCCATTACTCGGCGGTGGAGAAGACGCTGCAGGCCCTGGACGGCGACGGTCGGCAGGAGGCGACGGCGGCGGACTGCGGTGAGGTCCTGTTCGGTCGGCTTGCCGCGGAGGAGCGGGTCGGCCAGTAGCCTCGCGGCGGCGACGGCGTCTTGTACTGCCAGGTTGATTCCGACGCCGCCGACTGGGGACATCGCGTGGGCGGCGTCTCCGATGCACAGCAGGCCGTCGACGTGCCAGCGGTGCAGGCGGTTGAGACGGACGTTGAGGAACTTGACGTCGTCCATCGACTTCAGTTCGTGGACGCGGTCGGCGAATTCCGGGCAGACCTCGGTGACGTCGCGGCGG
The nucleotide sequence above comes from Amycolatopsis sp. AA4. Encoded proteins:
- the cimA gene encoding citramalate synthase — encoded protein: MTRTEPAGTPLGDAFHLYDTTLRDGAQREGITYSVTDKLAVARLLDELGVGFIEGGWPGALPKDTEFFSRAAKGELPLKHAALVAFGSTRKAGTAADKDPQVRALLDSEAPVITLVAKSDLRHIERALRVDVDEACAMVRDTVAFLVGEGRRVFLDAEHFFDGYAFSPETSLRVLDAAAHAGADVLVLCDTNGGQLPLGLAETVGEIKEKTGFRLGIHCQDDTSCAVANSVAAVQAGATHVQCTANGYGERAGNADLFAVAGNLVTKLGMDVLPTGGAAELTRVSHALAEIANLAPDTHQAYVGLSAFAHKAGLHASAIKVDPLLYNHIDPSSVGNGMRVLVTEMAGRASLELKGRELGVDLAGRPDALTNAVRKVKELESEGWSFEAADASLGLLLRREVEEVSGEKSDPPPFELESYRVVLDHRSDGEVVSEATVKVHVAGERVIATAEGNGPVHALDAALRQALTPYLSWLDSVELADYKVRILPSNPGTDAVTRVLLETSDGEHEWTTVGVHGNIVEASWLALCDALVHKSLTVASGQSVSELGVAAVG
- a CDS encoding fumarylacetoacetate hydrolase family protein, with the translated sequence MRLARIAHPSGVAFASIEGDGDDAQVLEIAEHPFGQPNFTGKRWPLADVRLLAPILPSKVIAVGRNYAKHAAEFGNEVPSAPMLFIKPSTTVVGPNAPIRRPSDVGRVDFEGELAVVIGQPVKNVPAARAASAILGYTVANDVSARDLQKSDGQWGRAKGFDTFCPLGPWIETSIDPSDLALRSEVDGELKQDGRTSDLVHKVPELVEFVSRVMTLLPGDVILTGTPEGVGPIVDGQSVSITIDGIGTLTNPVQDL